The following proteins come from a genomic window of Flavobacteriales bacterium:
- a CDS encoding T9SS type A sorting domain-containing protein produces the protein MARIVFTFVLLLFAAHVKALEPTETASAYDHLLEVNSQWTNHRNAVPDVQIRFRNENERIKFHLQNVILALGNSDISKAKKLLLTELWHYADEEKFPLNLGHSERRPYFIDHQQTHCAVGYLMQASGNEELAQRIRQEYNYDHIVDIHTDGVAAWAKQYGFTEQELAWIQPSYPVETVFSPLTGDLNGAVREMVVARTFDNAADSLIYILGDFDAVDGVLCRGLATYDGSSIQPLIVPFAGRVKRLGFYSGELAFFGRFVLDGDTCPVISMDSDGQFIPHGVPDRPKAIGVTGYGAPLRYYLAVQPDSLDEAVEIWSYSLNINNGNYSWNLVATVFGHVSGMGDGSLPIPVYGSFDSIRTHYVLGDSTYLTENLFELSPYTNVPTTYSNLNCDTIECVYRSGSISYYGATSTNGPVLFRYLNGVVQPLINATSSVRSVRDIRNFDGQSLFLAGDFIMEPFGLYFGTNLGLYSAISNGLSPYGLFSAPLNRVLKFQDSWYVGGEFQDSTVNYIARLEGFTSVSEKEEIGVGLYPNPTIDYLNISLGQDWEGLKNLQLYAMDGRLLMNKTFLGSTYQASLADFPSGQYILSLSNEKVTSTLVVLKQ, from the coding sequence ATGGCACGCATTGTTTTCACATTCGTCTTGCTCCTTTTTGCAGCACATGTCAAGGCATTGGAACCCACAGAAACGGCATCTGCCTATGACCATCTTTTAGAGGTTAATTCACAATGGACGAATCACCGGAATGCGGTTCCAGATGTCCAAATAAGATTCAGGAATGAGAATGAGCGTATTAAATTTCATTTACAAAATGTAATTCTTGCATTAGGGAACTCTGACATCAGTAAGGCCAAAAAATTGCTTCTGACCGAACTGTGGCACTATGCCGATGAAGAAAAGTTTCCATTGAATTTAGGTCATAGTGAAAGACGCCCTTATTTCATTGATCATCAACAGACTCATTGTGCTGTCGGTTACCTGATGCAGGCAAGCGGAAACGAAGAGTTGGCACAGCGTATTCGGCAAGAATACAATTACGACCATATCGTGGACATCCATACTGATGGAGTGGCAGCATGGGCAAAACAATATGGATTTACTGAACAGGAACTTGCTTGGATACAGCCAAGTTACCCCGTGGAGACAGTTTTTTCACCGTTGACAGGTGATCTTAACGGAGCGGTCAGAGAAATGGTGGTTGCCAGAACATTTGACAATGCAGCTGATTCATTGATTTACATTCTGGGAGATTTTGATGCTGTTGATGGAGTTCTATGCAGGGGTCTTGCCACTTATGATGGCTCCTCCATACAGCCTCTTATCGTTCCCTTTGCTGGAAGAGTGAAGCGGCTTGGTTTCTATTCAGGGGAACTGGCGTTCTTCGGACGTTTTGTACTTGATGGGGATACTTGTCCGGTCATCAGTATGGATTCGGATGGTCAGTTCATTCCCCATGGTGTTCCGGACCGTCCAAAGGCCATAGGAGTTACTGGTTACGGTGCTCCTTTGCGGTATTATTTAGCTGTTCAACCCGACTCTTTGGATGAAGCCGTGGAAATATGGTCGTATTCACTCAATATTAATAATGGCAACTATTCCTGGAATCTGGTGGCAACGGTTTTCGGACATGTTTCCGGTATGGGTGACGGTTCATTACCGATCCCGGTTTACGGTTCTTTCGATTCAATAAGAACCCATTACGTTCTTGGAGACTCCACTTATCTTACAGAAAATCTGTTTGAGTTATCTCCTTATACAAATGTGCCGACAACCTATTCAAATCTCAATTGCGATACGATCGAGTGTGTTTATCGAAGCGGTTCAATTAGCTACTATGGGGCAACCTCAACCAATGGTCCCGTTTTGTTCCGCTATTTGAATGGAGTGGTTCAACCCCTAATTAACGCGACCTCATCCGTTCGATCGGTTCGGGACATTCGAAACTTTGATGGTCAGTCATTGTTTTTGGCAGGCGATTTCATAATGGAGCCATTCGGCCTCTATTTCGGAACAAATCTGGGCCTTTACTCTGCTATTTCCAATGGGTTATCTCCTTATGGACTTTTTTCGGCTCCACTTAATAGAGTGCTAAAGTTTCAAGATTCATGGTATGTGGGAGGAGAGTTCCAAGACTCCACCGTCAATTACATAGCACGCTTAGAAGGCTTTACGTCCGTTTCAGAAAAAGAAGAGATAGGGGTTGGTTTATATCCCAATCCTACAATTGACTATCTGAACATTTCTTTAGGTCAGGACTGGGAAGGGCTGAAAAACCTTCAGTTGTATGCCATGGATGGCAGGCTTCTAATGAATAAAACTTTTCTAGGAAGCACCTATCAGGCATCATTGGCCGATTTTCCATCAGGTCAATACATCCTCAGTTTGTCGAATGAGAAAGTCACCTCCACCTTGGTGGTTCTGAAGCAATGA